One Vibrio penaeicida DNA segment encodes these proteins:
- the cobU gene encoding bifunctional adenosylcobinamide kinase/adenosylcobinamide-phosphate guanylyltransferase, translated as MKNHHLVLGGARSGKSTYAEGCVQEIASSSTLKKIYIATAISFDGEMSQRIDIHQQRRGESWNLIEEPLNLAEVIQSLDEGCVVLLDCLTLWLNNVLFELGDDAMDSQVHEKVEELVHAIATSRCRLVVVSNEVGMGIVPLGKVSRLFVDHAGWMNQKVASVCSNVTFIAAGLPLSLKS; from the coding sequence ATGAAAAATCATCACTTGGTTTTAGGTGGCGCACGAAGCGGGAAATCGACTTATGCTGAAGGGTGTGTACAAGAAATAGCAAGTAGCTCTACCTTAAAGAAAATCTACATCGCGACCGCGATATCTTTTGACGGAGAAATGTCACAGCGGATCGATATACATCAGCAAAGAAGAGGGGAGAGCTGGAATCTCATTGAAGAACCTCTAAATCTTGCCGAAGTCATCCAATCATTAGATGAAGGCTGTGTCGTCTTACTAGATTGCCTGACGTTATGGCTAAATAATGTTTTATTTGAGTTAGGTGACGATGCGATGGATAGCCAAGTACACGAAAAAGTGGAAGAACTTGTCCACGCCATTGCCACTTCTCGTTGTCGCCTTGTTGTGGTGTCTAACGAAGTCGGAATGGGGATTGTCCCGTTGGGTAAAGTTAGCCGTTTGTTTGTTGATCATGCAGGTTGGATGAATCAGAAGGTCGCGTCTGTATGCAGTAATGTCACGTTTATTGCTGCCGGTTTGCCCTTGTCTTTAAAATCTTAA
- the btuC gene encoding vitamin B12 ABC transporter permease BtuC, with product MNFNQLILNKQRRWKNCFIASSILLLVLCFSYLSIGEVLISPFNFSEPLNQMLLVELRLPRLLAALAIGSALAISGASLQVLLGNSLAEPGVLGISGGASLAMVVVLFLLPVMPSPEVSMLAAIAGSLLFTLLIVGMARSLKLSTPRLLLVGVALGILSGAVVTWAFYFSDDMSMRVLMYWLMGSIGGTSWHQHTLTLFMVPVVVWLCLQGSKLDKLMVGETHAKQLGVDVDQLRWRLILAVSLLVGMSVALGGIISFVGLVIPHLLRLAFGTENKYLLPMSAIAGAGLLVFADILARVSLDSAELPLGVVTTTIGAPFFIWMLLRNHDLR from the coding sequence ATGAACTTTAACCAACTTATTCTAAACAAGCAGCGCAGATGGAAAAATTGCTTCATTGCAAGTTCGATCTTGCTGCTCGTCCTCTGCTTTAGCTACCTTTCTATCGGTGAAGTACTTATTTCGCCCTTCAACTTTTCCGAACCACTCAATCAAATGCTACTTGTGGAGCTAAGATTGCCTAGGTTGCTTGCCGCTCTAGCGATTGGGTCTGCACTGGCGATTTCAGGTGCGAGTCTTCAGGTGCTGCTGGGAAACTCGCTCGCCGAACCGGGTGTACTCGGTATTTCAGGTGGTGCCAGTTTGGCAATGGTTGTCGTATTGTTTCTGCTCCCCGTGATGCCAAGCCCTGAAGTATCGATGCTGGCTGCAATAGCAGGGTCGTTGCTCTTTACGCTTTTGATTGTAGGTATGGCGAGAAGCCTAAAGTTAAGTACACCAAGGTTACTATTGGTCGGTGTTGCGCTTGGTATTTTATCGGGTGCTGTGGTGACTTGGGCATTCTATTTCAGTGACGACATGAGCATGCGCGTACTCATGTACTGGTTGATGGGCAGTATAGGGGGCACCAGTTGGCATCAACACACTCTCACATTGTTTATGGTTCCTGTTGTTGTCTGGTTATGCTTACAAGGTAGCAAACTCGACAAACTTATGGTGGGGGAAACACATGCTAAACAGCTTGGTGTCGATGTTGACCAATTACGTTGGCGCTTGATCCTCGCAGTATCTCTGTTGGTTGGAATGTCCGTTGCCTTGGGAGGAATCATCAGTTTCGTTGGTTTAGTGATTCCACATTTACTGCGGTTAGCCTTTGGAACAGAAAACAAATACCTTTTACCTATGTCAGCTATTGCTGGTGCTGGTCTGTTGGTATTTGCAGACATACTGGCTAGAGTTTCTCTCGACTCCGCTGAATTACCTCTTGGTGTTGTTACCACAACGATTGGTGCGCCTTTCTTCATTTGGATGCTATTAAGAAACCATGATTTGCGTTGA
- a CDS encoding STAS domain-containing protein, with amino-acid sequence MEMQRSEQSPQLLTLSVLGDMDAMGCKSLQPQIDKVIFEDTHKEVEIDLSQVSFLDSSGVGAIVYLYKRLIEKKRVMRIENAHGQPLELITLLRISNAIPVNNNSH; translated from the coding sequence ATGGAAATGCAAAGATCAGAACAAAGCCCTCAACTACTTACTCTGTCTGTATTAGGCGATATGGATGCAATGGGATGTAAGTCGTTACAGCCTCAAATAGATAAAGTCATTTTCGAAGATACACATAAAGAAGTCGAAATAGACTTATCTCAAGTCTCATTTTTAGACTCCTCTGGCGTTGGTGCGATTGTTTATCTCTATAAGCGTTTAATCGAGAAGAAACGAGTAATGCGAATTGAAAACGCGCATGGGCAACCTCTTGAACTTATTACTTTACTCAGAATTAGTAATGCCATTCCTGTTAATAATAACAGCCACTAG
- a CDS encoding M3 family oligoendopeptidase, with the protein MTAPSWDLSVAYQNLNDARIEKDIHTIEQGIDQLNYHAKQGFAEGDQLVNQIQKGIVTYSNVLKTLRTISSFANCYASVDSTLSRAKQLVGRTTKLGANLQQAYSPYQDKLATSEESIVEKVLNHECDDVKAQRFAIRCLREKALQRLSVEQEQLLSALQVDGKTAWGRLYDNLTGTLKVDVSYKDGSSETMALSQAASELFSGNVDKHEPTWRGIQAAVGTHQETFASIVNALAGWRHTEAQKRGIANFLEPSLNDSRISEKTLEALIGSARDNKEISQKAARLMAIVRGSESLTPWNMHAAMPSLTDGVTKVYEFDEAIEIIKNAFASVSQEMADFVDLMVENGWIDAAPQPNKRQGAYCTKLASTRTPLVFMTWSGSQKDLITLAHELGHAFHNWVMTDMPLAETSYPMTLAETASVFAENIVRDALLEQAESDLDKLEMLWEELFACVTFMLNIPVRFEFEREFYEKRKNAELSSEELCTLMDSTWQEWYGSVMPESDTYFWASKLHFSIPEVNFYNYPYLFGYLFSKGVYAQRESKGEHFYPDYVALLRDTGRMKAEEVVEKHLGMNLEEKAFWQQSIDQVEQKISEFEALLAKINS; encoded by the coding sequence ATGACAGCTCCAAGCTGGGATCTCAGTGTCGCATATCAAAATCTCAATGACGCCAGAATAGAAAAGGACATTCACACCATTGAGCAAGGTATCGACCAGCTCAACTATCATGCCAAACAAGGTTTTGCAGAGGGTGACCAACTCGTTAACCAAATCCAAAAAGGCATTGTTACTTACTCCAATGTATTAAAAACCCTCCGAACAATTTCAAGTTTCGCCAATTGCTACGCCTCGGTGGATTCAACGCTGAGTAGAGCAAAGCAATTGGTTGGTCGTACAACTAAACTCGGTGCTAATCTTCAACAAGCATATAGCCCATATCAAGATAAGCTGGCAACGTCAGAAGAAAGTATCGTTGAGAAAGTGCTCAATCATGAGTGTGACGATGTAAAAGCGCAGCGCTTTGCCATTCGCTGCCTCCGAGAAAAAGCGTTGCAAAGGTTATCTGTTGAACAAGAGCAATTGTTATCAGCACTGCAAGTGGATGGAAAAACAGCTTGGGGTCGTTTGTACGATAACCTAACCGGTACGCTGAAAGTGGATGTTTCTTATAAAGATGGCTCATCAGAAACAATGGCTTTGTCGCAAGCTGCGAGTGAGCTATTTAGCGGTAATGTTGATAAACACGAGCCCACATGGCGTGGCATTCAGGCTGCTGTGGGGACGCACCAAGAAACGTTCGCATCTATCGTCAATGCTTTAGCGGGTTGGAGACATACAGAAGCGCAGAAGCGTGGAATCGCCAATTTCCTAGAGCCAAGTTTGAACGACAGCCGCATATCAGAAAAAACGCTCGAAGCATTGATTGGTAGCGCACGAGACAATAAAGAAATTTCGCAAAAAGCCGCTCGTTTAATGGCGATTGTAAGAGGATCTGAGTCCCTAACACCTTGGAATATGCACGCGGCAATGCCGTCTTTAACAGATGGAGTCACCAAGGTTTACGAATTTGATGAAGCGATTGAAATCATTAAGAACGCGTTTGCTTCTGTCTCTCAGGAAATGGCTGATTTTGTTGACCTTATGGTTGAAAACGGCTGGATTGATGCAGCACCTCAGCCTAATAAGAGGCAAGGTGCTTACTGCACCAAGCTTGCAAGTACACGTACTCCACTTGTCTTTATGACGTGGAGCGGCAGTCAAAAAGATTTGATTACTCTTGCCCATGAGCTGGGTCACGCATTCCATAACTGGGTAATGACGGATATGCCTCTTGCGGAAACGTCGTACCCAATGACGCTTGCCGAAACGGCCTCTGTCTTCGCAGAGAACATTGTCCGTGACGCACTATTGGAACAAGCAGAAAGCGATCTAGACAAACTGGAAATGTTGTGGGAAGAGTTGTTTGCCTGTGTCACCTTTATGCTAAATATCCCAGTGCGTTTCGAATTTGAACGTGAATTTTACGAAAAACGTAAAAACGCAGAGCTGTCGTCAGAAGAATTGTGCACGTTAATGGATAGCACTTGGCAAGAATGGTATGGCAGCGTTATGCCAGAGTCAGACACCTACTTCTGGGCGAGCAAGCTCCACTTCAGTATTCCTGAAGTTAATTTTTATAACTACCCATACCTATTTGGCTACCTATTCAGTAAAGGCGTTTATGCACAGCGTGAATCTAAAGGTGAGCACTTCTACCCAGATTACGTAGCGTTACTTCGCGATACGGGGCGAATGAAAGCAGAAGAAGTCGTAGAAAAACACCTAGGCATGAACTTGGAAGAAAAAGCGTTCTGGCAACAGAGCATTGATCAAGTCGAGCAGAAAATTTCTGAATTTGAAGCATTATTGGCGAAGATTAATAGTTAA
- the cobT gene encoding nicotinate-nucleotide--dimethylbenzimidazole phosphoribosyltransferase codes for MLDQTHSSHIQTVINQKTKPPGALGLLEDTAHQLALIQSQNKSNAINKIVLNKPRMIVFAGDHGIAEEGVSIAPSAVTQQMVQNFLAGGAAINCFCTLNNIDLSIVDAGILQPVESNQSNYFVQRLGAGTKNFVKSSAMSLEQVNEGISLGRTLISGLSQQGTDILMFGEMGIGNTSSASALLSLALGIEAEESVGAGTGINQEQLSRKVELVQQAIERSNKSHIGLDPLVMLSEVGGYEIVQMVGAFLEACDKKIPVLVDGFIVSVAGFVAMRIQPEVRDYMLFAHCSEEHAHKLVLEALRAKPMIDLGLRLGEGTGAALAYPLVLAAATFYNDMASFDSAGVTV; via the coding sequence ATGCTAGACCAAACACATTCCAGTCACATTCAAACTGTCATCAATCAAAAAACTAAGCCACCAGGCGCGCTTGGTTTGTTGGAAGATACAGCACATCAACTGGCTTTGATTCAAAGCCAAAATAAATCGAATGCTATCAACAAAATCGTATTGAATAAGCCAAGGATGATCGTATTTGCTGGCGATCATGGAATTGCGGAAGAGGGCGTGAGTATTGCGCCAAGTGCGGTAACTCAACAAATGGTACAAAACTTTCTTGCAGGTGGGGCTGCAATAAACTGCTTTTGTACACTCAATAACATTGACTTGTCGATCGTTGATGCTGGCATTTTGCAGCCAGTGGAGTCGAACCAGAGTAACTATTTTGTGCAGCGCCTCGGTGCTGGAACCAAAAATTTTGTGAAAAGCTCAGCTATGTCTTTAGAGCAAGTCAATGAGGGGATATCGCTCGGGCGAACTTTGATTTCAGGTCTTAGCCAGCAAGGTACCGACATTCTTATGTTTGGCGAAATGGGGATCGGGAACACAAGTAGTGCATCGGCTTTATTAAGCTTAGCGCTCGGCATTGAAGCTGAGGAGTCTGTCGGGGCTGGAACGGGGATCAATCAAGAACAGCTTTCTCGCAAAGTAGAGCTTGTTCAACAGGCAATAGAGCGTAGCAATAAATCACATATCGGATTAGATCCTTTAGTAATGCTGAGCGAAGTAGGTGGTTATGAAATCGTTCAGATGGTTGGCGCCTTTTTAGAGGCTTGTGACAAGAAAATTCCTGTGTTGGTCGATGGGTTCATTGTCTCTGTTGCTGGGTTTGTTGCAATGCGAATCCAACCGGAAGTTCGTGATTACATGCTTTTCGCCCACTGCTCGGAAGAACATGCCCACAAATTGGTTCTCGAGGCGTTAAGAGCAAAACCCATGATCGATCTGGGTCTAAGGCTTGGCGAAGGCACAGGCGCTGCATTAGCGTATCCCCTTGTATTGGCTGCTGCCACTTTTTACAACGACATGGCAAGTTTTGATAGCGCAGGAGTAACTGTGTGA
- a CDS encoding histidine phosphatase family protein, translating into MKTPTNYNIYLVRHGKVTGEPALNGWTDAKVPETAQSQIASDLVSEIGTFNSIISSPLSRCLNLAKLISSGKDSTVKDSAQPSASVEVSEAFKEMFFGDLDGKPFNAIESKWHLLDDFWRDPAGHPLPNAETLEEFHQRVEAKWRSLTQTCQQDTVVVTHGGVIRIILASILGLDWRNPALYSTLLIANASVTHIELCKAEQVFVKVRSVGVTIRK; encoded by the coding sequence ATGAAAACCCCTACCAATTACAACATCTATTTAGTAAGACACGGAAAAGTGACGGGCGAACCTGCTTTGAATGGCTGGACTGATGCAAAAGTGCCAGAAACAGCACAGTCTCAAATTGCTTCAGATTTGGTATCGGAAATCGGTACTTTTAATTCTATCATTTCATCACCATTATCTCGTTGTTTGAATTTAGCTAAACTCATATCGTCAGGGAAAGACTCGACGGTCAAAGATAGCGCTCAACCATCAGCAAGTGTTGAAGTTTCAGAAGCCTTCAAAGAAATGTTTTTTGGCGATTTAGATGGCAAACCATTCAATGCAATAGAATCTAAATGGCATCTTCTCGATGATTTTTGGCGTGATCCTGCTGGTCATCCATTGCCCAACGCCGAAACATTAGAAGAATTTCACCAACGAGTTGAAGCTAAATGGCGATCATTAACTCAAACTTGTCAGCAAGATACCGTTGTTGTTACGCATGGTGGTGTAATCAGAATTATACTAGCCAGCATTCTGGGTTTAGATTGGCGCAACCCTGCACTTTACTCTACATTATTAATCGCTAATGCCTCTGTTACCCATATAGAGCTTTGCAAAGCAGAGCAAGTTTTCGTAAAAGTGAGGAGCGTTGGCGTTACTATAAGGAAATAA
- a CDS encoding substrate-binding periplasmic protein produces the protein MVCKSFFLFLTLITVNLINSVVLSAKTITGVQDRWAPFSMQGEERGIAVDIVTAAFETQGYDLNFKLMPFARAIHEVKKSRVDVLVATWYTEERASYLEYSNPYFYNKVKFIKLKGDPFEYFGMESLRGRNIGIVRSYGYGDEFLSSLLFRRDPVSDTLSNLKKLIAGRIDLTLEEPIVASFLMTENGLDPNLFDVSENSLSVNALHITMSKNHPNASQLIHDFNIGLREIKKNGVYWKILVKYGLQEE, from the coding sequence ATGGTTTGCAAATCGTTTTTTCTCTTCCTTACTCTCATTACTGTTAACCTCATAAATTCTGTGGTTTTATCGGCGAAGACCATCACAGGCGTTCAAGACCGCTGGGCACCGTTTTCTATGCAAGGTGAAGAGCGAGGTATTGCTGTTGATATCGTGACAGCAGCTTTTGAAACTCAAGGTTATGACCTTAATTTTAAACTTATGCCATTTGCTAGAGCCATACACGAAGTCAAGAAAAGCCGTGTAGATGTGTTAGTGGCGACTTGGTATACCGAAGAAAGGGCGTCATACCTAGAGTACAGCAACCCATATTTTTACAATAAAGTGAAATTCATTAAGCTTAAAGGCGATCCGTTTGAATACTTTGGAATGGAAAGTTTACGAGGACGAAATATCGGTATTGTTAGAAGTTATGGCTACGGTGATGAATTCTTGAGCTCCTTACTGTTTAGGCGTGATCCCGTTTCAGACACATTGAGTAACCTTAAGAAGCTCATAGCTGGCAGGATAGATCTAACACTAGAAGAACCCATTGTTGCGTCATTTCTAATGACAGAAAATGGATTGGATCCCAATTTGTTTGATGTTTCAGAAAACTCACTTTCAGTAAATGCGTTACACATTACAATGAGTAAAAACCATCCTAATGCGAGCCAATTGATCCATGATTTCAATATAGGCTTAAGAGAAATCAAGAAAAACGGGGTTTATTGGAAAATACTGGTTAAATACGGGCTTCAAGAAGAATAA
- a CDS encoding succinylglutamate desuccinylase yields MQGSLFKQSFLYDTLDLDEGFSPQSLSLSSGLLNWVDRGVLLWEPKQLSQDSKNVIVSAGIHGDETAPMELVDQMVNDIVDGSFEPTSRCLLILGHPQATNQHTRFVTENLNRLFDETERPGTIETDIAEKLKAHVKSFFEGTEQTTRWHLDLHCAIRASEHFTFAVSPYVEQPVRSKEVVEFLEAGQIEALLLSNSPTSTFSWHSAQFYGAQALTMELGRVSKLGSNDLGLISAFDLSLRALLSNDSMPAKKDALKVYAVSRTIIKNHLDFSFTFSDGVSNFTRFDKGELLGFDGDTLLYAEKQGEAIVFPNPKVALGQRAVVMVVESETCFENDQLVTVNVD; encoded by the coding sequence ATGCAGGGTTCACTTTTCAAACAGTCTTTTCTTTACGATACATTGGATCTGGATGAGGGATTTTCCCCTCAATCTCTTTCATTATCGTCAGGTCTTTTAAATTGGGTTGATCGTGGTGTCCTTCTTTGGGAGCCCAAGCAACTTTCTCAAGACAGTAAGAATGTCATCGTTTCTGCTGGTATCCATGGCGACGAAACCGCGCCAATGGAGTTAGTTGACCAAATGGTGAACGATATCGTGGATGGCAGCTTTGAACCTACTTCAAGATGTTTACTCATTTTGGGACACCCTCAAGCGACAAACCAACACACACGCTTTGTGACAGAAAACTTAAATCGTTTGTTTGATGAAACCGAACGACCAGGAACCATCGAAACAGACATTGCGGAAAAACTAAAAGCACACGTTAAATCGTTTTTTGAAGGTACCGAGCAGACTACTCGCTGGCACCTAGACTTGCATTGCGCGATTCGCGCATCCGAGCACTTTACGTTCGCGGTTAGCCCTTACGTCGAACAACCTGTTCGCTCTAAAGAAGTCGTTGAATTTCTAGAGGCAGGGCAAATAGAAGCGCTGCTGCTTTCGAATTCTCCGACCAGTACCTTTAGTTGGCACTCGGCACAGTTTTATGGTGCACAAGCGTTAACAATGGAGCTTGGCAGAGTTTCAAAGCTCGGCAGTAATGACCTGGGTTTAATTTCTGCTTTTGATCTTTCACTTCGCGCATTACTTTCAAACGATTCGATGCCAGCAAAGAAAGACGCTTTAAAAGTGTATGCAGTTAGCCGCACTATCATTAAGAACCACCTCGATTTTAGTTTCACTTTTTCTGACGGCGTATCGAACTTTACACGTTTTGATAAAGGGGAGCTCTTGGGATTCGATGGCGATACATTACTGTACGCTGAGAAACAAGGTGAAGCCATTGTGTTTCCAAACCCAAAAGTAGCGTTGGGTCAACGAGCTGTTGTTATGGTTGTTGAATCTGAAACTTGCTTTGAAAACGACCAGTTAGTAACGGTTAATGTAGATTGA
- a CDS encoding adenosylcobinamide-GDP ribazoletransferase — MSWLKTQLELFYLALSFFSRIPVPTSTPYSDERMNRAGRYFAVVGALLGLLCASVYEASNLIFSPQISVFLTMVFSLMLTGAFHEDGLTDMADGIGGGMTRDRRLSIMKDSRIGTYGASALVMALLGKFLLLSELTNHENIFLIWVAGYTFSRAIAASFIFDTPYVSDSDTSKSKPLAQKQSLSELLFILVCAVASILWMPLSTAVMVIAIGIAFRIMFKRWLMARIGGFTGDCLGAAQQLLELLFYLVVLGGMGVYV, encoded by the coding sequence GTGAGTTGGCTGAAAACTCAGCTAGAATTGTTCTACCTTGCGCTGAGTTTCTTCTCTCGAATTCCAGTTCCGACTTCTACTCCCTATTCTGATGAACGTATGAATAGGGCGGGTCGATATTTTGCGGTTGTTGGCGCATTACTCGGTCTTTTATGCGCCTCTGTTTACGAGGCGTCAAATCTCATATTCTCACCCCAGATTTCAGTCTTTCTCACAATGGTATTTAGCCTTATGTTAACTGGTGCTTTCCATGAAGACGGTCTTACTGATATGGCGGATGGGATTGGCGGTGGCATGACTCGAGATCGCCGATTGTCAATCATGAAAGATAGCCGGATAGGAACCTATGGTGCCAGTGCACTAGTCATGGCGCTTTTAGGTAAATTCTTATTGCTTTCAGAATTAACAAACCATGAGAATATCTTTCTCATTTGGGTTGCGGGGTATACATTTAGCCGCGCAATTGCAGCCAGCTTTATCTTCGATACACCCTATGTTTCGGACTCTGATACCAGTAAAAGTAAGCCTCTTGCACAAAAACAATCTCTTTCTGAACTGTTGTTTATACTAGTTTGTGCTGTGGCTTCAATACTTTGGATGCCTCTAAGCACCGCCGTTATGGTTATTGCAATCGGAATCGCTTTTCGCATCATGTTTAAGCGCTGGTTAATGGCACGAATAGGTGGCTTTACTGGTGATTGCTTAGGTGCTGCTCAACAACTTTTGGAGCTTCTTTTCTATTTGGTTGTATTAGGGGGGATGGGAGTATACGTATGA
- the btuD gene encoding vitamin B12 ABC transporter ATP-binding protein BtuD: MICVDALSVGNRLLPLSFKVEKGDVLHVIGPNGSGKSTLLSALSGLLGYKGEIHYGDRNIEQLSLEELAAVRAYLVQQERPAFTMTVLQFLSLSVPNGYTLTDLGKPLETLCSQLQVDDKLVRDTTTLSGGEWQRVRLAAMCIQVMPQWNPYGKLLILDEPAAPLDIGQESLLYELIEQISKLGITVVMANHDLNRTLQYADKVLLLENGTSKGFGDVKEIMNPELLAKVYKTKIRRVELEGAPHLIFR, translated from the coding sequence ATGATTTGCGTTGATGCTTTGTCTGTAGGAAATCGACTTCTGCCTCTTTCATTTAAAGTGGAAAAAGGGGATGTACTGCATGTTATTGGTCCGAATGGTAGCGGGAAAAGCACATTGCTTTCTGCCTTGTCAGGTTTACTTGGGTATAAAGGCGAGATTCATTATGGTGACCGAAACATTGAACAGCTTTCACTTGAAGAATTAGCCGCCGTTCGTGCCTATCTTGTTCAACAAGAACGTCCAGCCTTTACCATGACGGTGCTTCAATTCCTGTCTCTTTCCGTGCCCAATGGTTATACGCTTACCGATTTGGGTAAGCCATTGGAAACACTATGTTCTCAGTTACAGGTTGATGACAAATTGGTGCGCGATACCACCACCTTGTCCGGAGGAGAGTGGCAGCGCGTGAGATTAGCTGCAATGTGCATTCAAGTGATGCCTCAATGGAACCCTTACGGGAAGTTATTGATTCTAGATGAGCCAGCAGCTCCATTAGATATAGGGCAAGAGTCTCTGCTGTATGAATTGATCGAACAAATTTCAAAGCTCGGCATCACGGTAGTAATGGCAAATCATGATTTAAATAGAACCCTACAATATGCAGATAAAGTGCTGTTGCTTGAAAATGGCACGTCTAAAGGGTTCGGAGACGTAAAGGAAATCATGAATCCCGAGCTGCTAGCAAAAGTGTACAAAACGAAGATCAGGCGAGTTGAGTTAGAAGGGGCGCCACACTTAATTTTCAGGTGA
- a CDS encoding OmpA family protein codes for MRFIFLLSLFASISGCTSFAPEGNGGLAEHYPQASFSAVMPDEPLGPEHGLRFEWELAARHLDVLILEQAEWCFPATVYHAKNNEARIARELEGGLEYDAANDLIIQRKLLRRLENQLDYVLSKEDCVPPGSNQKSKKEVDLATRLYDLLNADNQFAFNSYELSPKYIGRLAEASYLLKQNPEFKLLVTGHADSVGKESYNTDLAMERAKQVKRYLSIFGLEPQRIHVDSVGTADPLFEGSEPHVRLTNRRVTIELLQAEQILPAEMNNE; via the coding sequence ATGAGATTCATCTTTTTACTGTCATTGTTTGCTTCAATTTCGGGCTGTACCAGCTTTGCACCTGAAGGCAATGGCGGTCTTGCAGAGCATTATCCTCAAGCAAGCTTCTCAGCCGTAATGCCTGACGAGCCTCTAGGTCCAGAACACGGGCTAAGATTTGAATGGGAACTGGCGGCAAGGCACTTAGATGTGCTGATTCTGGAGCAAGCTGAATGGTGTTTCCCTGCGACCGTTTATCACGCAAAAAATAATGAAGCACGAATCGCACGCGAGCTTGAGGGTGGTTTAGAGTACGACGCAGCGAACGATTTAATCATTCAAAGAAAGCTTCTCAGAAGACTTGAAAACCAGTTGGATTATGTCCTCTCGAAAGAAGATTGTGTGCCACCAGGAAGCAATCAGAAAAGCAAAAAAGAGGTGGATTTAGCTACCCGCCTATACGACTTACTCAATGCAGACAACCAGTTCGCATTTAATAGCTATGAACTGAGCCCTAAATATATCGGGCGTCTTGCGGAAGCCTCTTACCTGCTAAAACAAAATCCTGAGTTCAAACTGCTCGTTACTGGTCATGCTGATTCTGTAGGTAAAGAGAGTTACAACACCGACTTGGCGATGGAACGCGCTAAACAGGTGAAAAGATATTTGAGCATTTTTGGCTTAGAACCACAGCGTATTCATGTCGATTCGGTGGGAACAGCAGATCCGTTATTTGAAGGCAGTGAGCCACATGTTCGGCTAACAAATCGACGCGTCACCATTGAATTGCTTCAAGCAGAACAAATACTGCCGGCGGAGATGAACAATGAATAG